From a single Terriglobia bacterium genomic region:
- a CDS encoding NHL repeat-containing protein, which produces MNPDEQDRTQISLLDRFRKSWFPPTAVVGAFAAFVAAAFRVRPNPTLAPKAAKPAAAPGPLVQIGKSVPPAPRFGLEYTQAAVLGAAASAHPFRRTLSGVAVGPGDKICALGDEEVRIFDPNGNLVRNWKVVEKAECLTAGPDERIYVGAAGRVEIYDAGGGRVGGFEAGEKNQPAAVTAIKVFRQEILVADAAARFIRRYDLSGKQLGVIGTKSKAGSFMLPNRSLDIAVDSKGVVRATDTGRHQVTAWALDGSPLGSFGKFGMSDPQDFVGCCNPVNLALTPDGKIVTGEKMVARVKVYTPDGKLLAVIGPEHFDPNCIHIHLAVDSRGRILTADPVRREIKIFSPVTKAGVIKPRSLNAHE; this is translated from the coding sequence ATGAATCCAGACGAACAGGATAGGACTCAAATAAGCTTGCTCGACCGCTTTCGGAAATCCTGGTTTCCTCCGACTGCGGTCGTGGGTGCCTTTGCCGCCTTCGTTGCCGCCGCATTCCGCGTCCGCCCGAACCCGACTCTGGCTCCGAAGGCAGCGAAACCTGCTGCCGCGCCCGGACCTTTGGTTCAGATCGGCAAATCCGTACCGCCGGCACCGCGATTCGGTCTGGAATACACCCAGGCCGCAGTCCTCGGCGCCGCCGCATCTGCGCACCCGTTTCGGCGCACGCTTTCCGGAGTTGCGGTTGGCCCCGGAGACAAGATTTGCGCCCTGGGCGATGAGGAGGTAAGGATCTTCGACCCGAACGGAAATCTGGTCCGGAACTGGAAGGTGGTGGAGAAGGCCGAGTGCCTCACCGCAGGACCCGACGAGCGTATCTATGTCGGTGCTGCCGGCCGCGTCGAAATCTATGATGCCGGCGGGGGCCGGGTGGGCGGCTTCGAGGCAGGCGAGAAGAACCAGCCGGCCGCCGTCACCGCCATCAAGGTCTTTCGCCAGGAAATCCTTGTTGCGGATGCTGCAGCCCGATTCATCCGTCGTTACGACCTGAGCGGCAAGCAGCTCGGCGTGATCGGCACCAAAAGCAAGGCGGGATCATTCATGCTGCCGAACCGGAGCCTGGATATCGCGGTGGACTCGAAGGGAGTTGTCCGCGCGACCGACACGGGGCGGCATCAGGTGACCGCATGGGCCCTGGATGGCTCACCCTTAGGTTCGTTTGGGAAGTTCGGCATGAGCGACCCGCAGGACTTCGTGGGATGCTGCAATCCTGTGAATCTTGCCCTCACACCGGACGGCAAAATCGTCACGGGTGAGAAGATGGTCGCTCGCGTCAAGGTGTACACGCCCGACGGGAAGCTTCTTGCAGTCATCGGACCTGAGCACTTCGATCCCAACTGCATCCATATTCACTTGGCCGTGGATTCGAGGGGACGCATCCTGACCGCCGATCCCGTGCGCCGCGAGATAAAGATCTTCTCGCCAGTAACGAAGGCCGGAGTAATCAAGCCGAGGAGCTTGAACGCACATGAGTGA
- a CDS encoding 4Fe-4S binding protein: MSERSTRREFIDRSCRIIGFAAIGGAAGLLTRRATGNVVYQVDPSKCTACDLCRTSCVLSLSAVKAVNDFDKCGYCMLCPAYYDVTSRPDEKGVPAGKVCPQDALKRRVVGKVDPDDPNNNYYEYTIDETRCDGCGKCVKACKPPAGNGSLRLEIRYARCVECNECAIMIACPDRAIARVPTPGMPPPVSPDKVKHA; this comes from the coding sequence ATGAGTGAAAGAAGCACACGCCGCGAGTTTATCGATCGTTCCTGCCGCATCATCGGCTTTGCCGCCATCGGCGGCGCAGCCGGCTTGCTCACACGGAGGGCCACGGGTAATGTCGTGTACCAGGTCGATCCTTCCAAGTGCACTGCCTGCGATTTGTGCCGCACCTCCTGTGTGTTGAGCCTGTCGGCGGTTAAGGCGGTGAACGATTTCGACAAGTGCGGCTACTGCATGCTCTGCCCCGCTTATTACGATGTGACCAGCCGGCCTGATGAGAAAGGTGTCCCTGCAGGAAAGGTCTGCCCTCAGGATGCCCTGAAGCGGCGTGTGGTCGGTAAGGTTGATCCTGACGATCCCAACAACAATTATTACGAATACACGATCGATGAAACCCGGTGCGACGGCTGCGGGAAGTGTGTGAAGGCCTGCAAGCCGCCCGCGGGAAACGGCTCGCTGCGCCTTGAAATCCGCTACGCCCGCTGCGTGGAATGCAATGAATGCGCCATAATGATCGCCTGCCCGGATCGTGCGATTGCACGGGTGCCGACGCCGGGCATGCCTCCGCCCGTGAGCCCCGATAAAGTGAAGCATGCCTAG
- a CDS encoding prolyl oligopeptidase family serine peptidase — translation MRRYLLTLILGLILVFGLSVAPSAQTPAPAGYLTPPKIITDIMDAEPLPGVALSPDRNTMVLSHRRSMPTIAEVSAPFYRLAGSRINPRTNGPRILNGPTRLTLKDVATGTERNLALPPGGTYGANFSPDGKKIAITVTTSNSIQLFLADVATAQVSPILNGGINGLGGGCSWLYDSSGFLCRMIPEGRGPEPKAPAVPAGPAIQENAGRAAPSATYEDLLKNPYDESLYEYYYTSQLAWVDLTGKRTPFGKPAIYAGADPAIDGNWLVVTRIKRPFSYVVPSGQFPRDIELWDKTGRLVRKLADVPMADTFPRNGVFPGPRSFRWHVLEPATLLYTEALDKGDPANKVAFRDRFLAIKAPFTGPPVELLQTQWRAGGTMFTEKGAILVSESDRDTRMRRTWLLAGGFGSTPTRIWELRQQDRYGDPGAPLMRPSINKVIQVGDTIYLSGGGASPKGDRPFLDRFNLKTLKAERIWQCDDISYESVVGLIDDNAGRIVTRRETKTEPPNYFVRDTTANTLKAVTTFKNPHPQISTVSRQFVTYQRKDGVQLNGTIYLPTDYKAGTRYPMFVWAYPAEFTSPSDASQVSGNENRFTSVGGASHLLLLTQGYAIFDNPTMPIIGPGETANDTYVEQLVASAEAAINKAVEMGIADRDRVGVGGHSYGAFMTANLLAHTRLFRAGIARSGAYNRTLTPFGFQNETRNFWEVPDLYARMSPFWYANKVKDPILLIHGEMDDNSGTFPIQSERFYMALKGFGATVRYVTLPYEAHGYSAAESNKHVISEMLNWLDKYVKNAGPKPAVER, via the coding sequence ATGCGCAGGTATCTGCTGACTTTGATCTTAGGGCTTATCCTGGTTTTCGGTTTGAGCGTCGCGCCGTCGGCACAAACGCCTGCGCCCGCAGGTTACCTGACGCCGCCGAAGATCATCACCGACATTATGGACGCGGAACCGCTTCCGGGTGTGGCGCTGTCGCCGGATCGCAACACGATGGTGCTCTCGCATCGGCGCAGCATGCCGACAATCGCGGAAGTTTCGGCCCCCTTCTATCGGCTGGCCGGCTCGCGCATCAACCCGCGCACGAACGGCCCGCGGATCCTGAACGGGCCGACGCGGCTCACGCTCAAGGACGTGGCGACGGGTACCGAACGGAATCTCGCCCTGCCGCCGGGTGGGACGTATGGCGCCAATTTCTCGCCCGACGGGAAGAAGATCGCCATCACGGTTACAACGTCCAACAGCATTCAGCTCTTCCTTGCCGACGTTGCCACGGCGCAAGTCAGTCCGATTCTCAATGGGGGCATCAACGGCCTGGGAGGTGGCTGCAGCTGGCTGTACGACTCGTCCGGTTTCCTTTGCCGGATGATTCCCGAAGGTCGCGGCCCCGAACCCAAAGCACCGGCGGTGCCGGCAGGCCCGGCGATTCAGGAAAACGCCGGCCGTGCCGCTCCGTCTGCGACGTACGAAGATCTGCTCAAGAATCCTTATGATGAGTCACTCTACGAGTATTACTACACGAGCCAGCTCGCCTGGGTAGACCTCACGGGCAAGAGGACGCCATTCGGAAAACCGGCCATCTACGCCGGCGCCGACCCGGCTATTGATGGCAACTGGCTGGTGGTCACGCGCATCAAGCGTCCCTTTTCGTACGTTGTGCCCTCCGGCCAGTTTCCGCGCGACATCGAGCTGTGGGACAAGACCGGCAGGCTCGTGAGGAAACTCGCCGATGTGCCCATGGCCGATACGTTCCCGCGCAATGGCGTTTTCCCCGGGCCACGCAGCTTCCGCTGGCACGTGCTCGAGCCTGCCACACTCCTCTACACCGAAGCGCTTGACAAGGGCGACCCGGCGAACAAGGTTGCGTTTCGCGATCGTTTTCTGGCGATCAAGGCGCCGTTCACCGGCCCGCCGGTTGAATTGCTGCAGACGCAGTGGCGCGCCGGCGGCACGATGTTTACGGAGAAGGGCGCGATCCTCGTGAGCGAGAGCGATCGCGACACGCGCATGCGCCGTACCTGGCTCCTTGCCGGAGGATTTGGTTCCACGCCGACGAGGATTTGGGAACTGCGCCAGCAGGATCGATATGGCGATCCGGGCGCGCCGCTGATGCGGCCCTCGATCAACAAGGTCATTCAGGTCGGCGATACCATTTATTTGTCGGGTGGCGGCGCTTCCCCGAAGGGCGACCGGCCCTTCCTCGACCGCTTTAATCTGAAAACGCTCAAAGCCGAGCGGATCTGGCAGTGCGACGATATCAGCTACGAGTCCGTTGTCGGCCTCATCGACGACAACGCCGGCCGCATCGTCACGCGCCGGGAAACCAAGACGGAGCCGCCGAACTACTTCGTCCGCGACACGACGGCGAACACACTCAAGGCAGTCACTACCTTTAAGAACCCGCATCCGCAGATCTCGACCGTGTCCAGACAGTTTGTCACCTACCAGAGGAAGGATGGCGTTCAACTCAACGGCACCATCTATTTGCCGACCGACTACAAGGCCGGCACGCGTTACCCGATGTTTGTCTGGGCGTATCCGGCCGAGTTCACCAGCCCCTCGGATGCGAGCCAGGTGAGCGGCAACGAGAACCGGTTTACCTCTGTCGGCGGTGCTTCGCATCTGTTGCTGCTCACGCAGGGATACGCGATCTTCGACAATCCCACCATGCCGATCATCGGGCCGGGCGAAACCGCCAACGACACCTACGTCGAACAGCTCGTCGCGAGCGCCGAGGCGGCGATCAACAAGGCGGTAGAGATGGGCATTGCCGACCGCGACCGCGTCGGAGTCGGCGGTCACAGCTACGGGGCATTCATGACGGCGAATCTGCTGGCGCACACCCGGCTGTTCCGGGCCGGAATCGCGCGCAGCGGCGCGTACAACCGCACGCTGACGCCGTTCGGCTTTCAGAATGAAACCCGCAATTTCTGGGAGGTCCCGGATCTCTACGCCAGGATGTCCCCCTTCTGGTACGCGAACAAAGTAAAGGATCCGATCCTGCTCATCCACGGCGAGATGGACGACAACTCCGGCACCTTCCCGATCCAGTCGGAGCGCTTCTACATGGCCCTCAAGGGCTTCGGGGCAACAGTGCGCTACGTGACGCTCCCGTACGAAGCCCACGGCTATTCAGCCGCCGAGTCGAACAAGCACGTCATCAGCGAGATGTTGAACTGGCTGGACAAGTACGTGAAGAACGCGGGCCCGAAGCCGGCCGTGGAGCGGTGA
- a CDS encoding FAD-dependent oxidoreductase, which translates to MKKQMVDLTIDGREISVEEGSTILDAASRLGIRIPTLCHVENFPPAASCFLCAVQVEGRESLSPSCAMPVADGMVVYTDSDEVRASRKMALELLLSDHVGDCIGPCRTGCPARFDIPGFLAEVSTGAIRRSAEIASDFLTLPAALGRICPRLCEQHCHRCERGESLSVGSLHRYAADRDLVSQARYIPRKDKPSGKRVAIVGAGPAGLTAAYHLLRRGHAAILFDAHPAPGGMLRYGIPAFRLPRRVLDQEIEIIRILGGEFRMQQRLGSDLTLEDLRRDFDAVFLAIGAQRSRGLDCPGEEMAQPAIDFLAKVEEGHPPSIGGNVLILGGGNTAMDASRTAVRLGAEVVTVFYRRTRREMPCLMAEVEAAEAEGVRLETLVAPIRLESKGHAELQLTCIRMELGAPDDSGRARPVPIPGSEFVVEGTCVIAAVGQTVEAGSLGANGLRLSRWRGIAINPATLGTNLDGVFAGGDAVTGADLAVRAVAAGKLAAVSIDQYLGGRPVKGDPEMVSMLMGKLDEEELAEFFREIEETPRAAMPELPAEKRVANFEEVELGFSAETAMREAGRCMSCACWKATTCRLRQYATEYGADPLRFAGARRKFHRDLSHPEIIYEPGKCILCGACVKAAAEAGNGLGLAIVGRGFEATVAVPLKGTMIEALPTAARRAAEVCPTGAFALKDSSNDGCSCNQKL; encoded by the coding sequence ATGAAGAAGCAGATGGTGGATTTGACGATTGACGGAAGGGAAATCTCGGTCGAGGAGGGATCGACGATCCTTGACGCCGCGAGCCGGCTCGGGATCCGGATTCCCACCTTGTGCCACGTCGAAAACTTCCCGCCGGCCGCGTCCTGCTTCCTCTGTGCAGTGCAAGTCGAAGGGCGAGAGAGCCTCTCCCCCTCTTGCGCCATGCCGGTCGCCGACGGCATGGTGGTCTACACCGATTCGGACGAAGTCCGCGCTTCACGGAAGATGGCGCTGGAGCTCCTCCTTTCGGATCATGTGGGGGACTGCATCGGGCCTTGCAGGACGGGCTGCCCGGCGCGGTTCGACATTCCGGGTTTCCTCGCCGAGGTATCCACCGGCGCTATCCGGCGGTCAGCGGAGATTGCCTCCGATTTCCTGACGCTGCCGGCCGCGTTGGGACGCATCTGTCCGCGTCTATGCGAGCAGCACTGTCACCGCTGTGAAAGGGGGGAATCCCTGTCAGTCGGCAGTCTTCACCGCTATGCGGCGGATCGCGACCTGGTCTCCCAAGCACGCTATATTCCGCGCAAGGATAAGCCCAGCGGCAAGAGAGTGGCCATTGTCGGCGCCGGGCCTGCGGGGCTCACCGCAGCGTATCACCTGCTGCGGCGTGGTCACGCCGCGATCCTTTTCGACGCTCACCCTGCGCCGGGGGGCATGCTGCGCTATGGCATTCCCGCTTTCCGTCTCCCGCGTCGCGTGCTGGACCAGGAGATCGAGATCATTCGAATTCTCGGTGGTGAATTCCGGATGCAGCAGCGTCTCGGCTCGGATCTTACCCTCGAGGACCTGCGCCGTGATTTTGACGCCGTCTTCCTGGCCATCGGAGCCCAACGTTCGCGCGGCCTGGATTGCCCCGGTGAGGAAATGGCGCAGCCGGCGATCGATTTCCTGGCAAAGGTGGAGGAGGGTCATCCCCCTTCAATCGGCGGCAACGTCCTGATCCTGGGCGGCGGCAACACCGCCATGGACGCTTCCCGAACGGCGGTCCGGCTCGGTGCAGAGGTAGTGACGGTTTTTTATCGCCGCACGCGGCGTGAGATGCCCTGCCTTATGGCCGAAGTAGAGGCGGCCGAAGCCGAAGGCGTCAGGCTCGAGACACTGGTGGCTCCGATTCGCCTCGAAAGCAAAGGCCATGCAGAGCTCCAGCTTACCTGCATACGCATGGAGCTGGGAGCGCCGGATGACAGCGGCAGGGCGCGTCCGGTACCGATTCCGGGGTCGGAGTTTGTCGTTGAGGGCACTTGCGTGATAGCCGCTGTCGGACAGACCGTCGAGGCCGGTTCTTTGGGCGCGAACGGACTTCGTCTCTCGCGGTGGCGTGGGATCGCCATCAATCCCGCGACACTCGGCACAAACCTTGATGGCGTATTCGCGGGCGGAGATGCCGTCACGGGAGCGGACCTTGCCGTTCGCGCCGTCGCTGCCGGGAAACTCGCTGCCGTTTCCATCGATCAATACCTGGGCGGCAGGCCCGTCAAGGGCGACCCTGAGATGGTCAGCATGCTGATGGGCAAGCTGGATGAAGAGGAGCTGGCTGAGTTCTTTCGCGAAATCGAGGAGACGCCGCGTGCGGCCATGCCCGAGCTTCCGGCGGAAAAACGCGTAGCAAACTTCGAGGAAGTGGAATTAGGATTCTCAGCCGAAACCGCCATGCGGGAAGCCGGCCGCTGCATGAGCTGCGCGTGCTGGAAGGCGACCACATGCCGGCTCCGCCAGTACGCCACCGAGTACGGTGCGGATCCGCTGCGCTTCGCGGGTGCACGCAGGAAATTCCACCGCGACCTGTCGCACCCGGAGATCATCTACGAGCCCGGCAAGTGCATCCTGTGCGGCGCATGCGTGAAAGCTGCGGCCGAAGCCGGGAATGGACTGGGGCTCGCGATTGTAGGACGAGGCTTCGAAGCGACCGTTGCGGTCCCGCTCAAGGGAACCATGATCGAAGCCCTGCCCACCGCCGCCAGACGAGCCGCCGAAGTCTGCCCCACCGGCGCGTTTGCTCTGAAAGACTCCAGCAACGACGGCTGTAGCTGCAATCAAAAGCTTTAA
- a CDS encoding 4Fe-4S binding protein: MPRLRFPPIPAFSNARADSRFLLASLVSRKVAARRRTPGRIWLLVVVAVLASGVLFAQYQKAPPDFGGTYSFPTPTHPEPRSELVRVLDIAVLVIGLGLAAWLVLKRRSRNGLLILSIVAVAYFGFYRKGCICPIGAIQNVTLSLVDSRYMISLGVIAFFFLPLAAALLFGRVFCGGVCPLGAVQELVLLRPLKVPEKLDKALRWLPYVYLGLAVLFAGWGLHLKLGAWQIQVGRRFLICEWDPFISIFRISGAFHMLVIGAGFIMAGMFFGRPYCRWLCPYGGLLSILSRVSWKNVRITPDKELECGLCAEACPYGAIRNNRADRASCLACARCYESCPREHELVQVKMP; encoded by the coding sequence ATGCCTAGGTTGAGATTCCCCCCCATCCCGGCGTTTTCGAATGCGCGGGCCGACTCGCGCTTCCTCCTGGCAAGCCTGGTGTCCCGCAAAGTGGCAGCAAGACGCCGCACTCCAGGGCGCATCTGGCTGCTGGTTGTGGTCGCGGTCCTGGCCTCAGGTGTGCTCTTCGCCCAGTATCAGAAAGCGCCACCCGATTTCGGTGGCACCTACAGCTTCCCGACACCGACGCATCCGGAGCCGCGTTCGGAACTGGTTCGCGTTCTCGACATTGCAGTGCTCGTCATCGGTCTGGGGCTCGCGGCATGGCTTGTTTTAAAGCGCCGAAGCCGGAACGGGCTGCTGATTCTCAGCATCGTCGCCGTGGCTTATTTCGGCTTCTATCGGAAAGGTTGCATCTGTCCGATCGGCGCCATTCAAAACGTCACACTGTCGCTGGTCGACTCGCGCTACATGATCTCCCTGGGGGTGATCGCGTTCTTCTTCCTGCCGCTGGCAGCGGCGCTCCTGTTCGGACGCGTTTTCTGCGGCGGTGTTTGTCCGTTAGGGGCAGTCCAGGAGCTTGTCCTCTTGCGCCCGCTGAAGGTGCCGGAAAAGCTCGACAAGGCCTTGCGCTGGCTGCCTTACGTCTATCTCGGCCTGGCCGTCCTGTTTGCAGGCTGGGGTTTGCACCTCAAGCTTGGAGCCTGGCAGATCCAGGTCGGACGACGTTTCCTTATCTGCGAATGGGATCCGTTCATCAGCATCTTCCGGATCTCCGGCGCATTTCACATGCTGGTCATCGGAGCCGGCTTCATCATGGCAGGGATGTTTTTCGGGCGCCCCTACTGCCGCTGGCTGTGCCCGTATGGAGGGCTGCTTTCAATCCTCTCCCGGGTCTCTTGGAAGAACGTGCGCATCACGCCCGACAAGGAACTGGAATGCGGTTTGTGCGCCGAGGCCTGCCCCTACGGTGCCATTCGCAACAACCGGGCCGACCGGGCCTCTTGTCTGGCTTGCGCGCGCTGCTACGAATCCTGCCCACGCGAGCACGAGCTGGTCCAGGTGAAAATGCCATGA
- a CDS encoding NAD(P)H-dependent oxidoreductase subunit E, whose protein sequence is MREKGAPENVDERRPDSAAGAGRRFSASYWKSIAPSWIGIVAAAIALFASVWLLSVYVHAWRVTPVDKATVDALKEKARTDAEIQKILQPELDRQHESLVRRRDAYNRGGILLLVSMGIFLAWFKWFRPGREDRAGALPGVLKHLDGSSHGLAKAVVFTRSRDAGEKREADSIVPPVVPAVERAEAAAIDLGPVEEILRTEGRGRQAVIPILQAIQTRYRYLPDAALQRICAASEITPALIAGVASFYGQFRQSPVGEHVIRICEGTACHVSGAVEVRNELRRCLGMSPDSDTDPSRRFTIERVVCIGSCSLAPIITIDEKIYGQLSALSANKLLRDFIESERGAKKNGNGERRPPESRPGARPQGNADDPVEIRIGLGSCGIASGAEKVRAAIEGVVASFGGGGAVKRVGCSGLCHHEPLIEVIENGRRALYGNVSPGDVRKIVRKHIKPRGLVRRVREEIQDVRARLFDDVAWAPIEEHEIDAKPYVGKQVRIVLENCGQIDPLSLDEYRKREGMRALQECLKNLTPEGVIESVRAAGLRGRGGAGFPTAAKWDIARCAPGPIKYVICNGDEGDPGAFMDRAVLEADPFRVIEGMVIAAYAIGAGEGFLYVRREYPIAVRHVRAAIAQAEQQGFLGERIIGSAFDFKLQVREGAGAFVCGEETALIQSIEGERGMPRPRPPYPAQSGLWGKPTLINNVETLACLPWIIRRGPKAFAALGTEKSKGTKVFSLVGKVKRGGLIEVPMGITIREIVEDIGGGIKGGRQFKAVLAGGPSGGCIPARLADTRIDYEELASTGAIMGSGGLVVLDDRDCAVDIARYFLHFTQNESCGKCTFCRVGTKRMLEILERICGGKGKEGDLQTLDDLSIRIKKGSLCGLGQTAPNPVVTTLRYFRDEYEAHVRERRCPAAACKALIHYRVLDSCTGCTLCAQACPAGAIQAQPYEQHKVADDVCTRCGMCVTACPENAIEVA, encoded by the coding sequence ATGAGAGAAAAAGGGGCGCCGGAAAATGTCGATGAACGCCGGCCTGATTCAGCGGCCGGCGCCGGTCGGCGTTTTTCCGCGTCCTATTGGAAATCGATCGCGCCTTCCTGGATAGGGATTGTTGCCGCAGCCATCGCCTTATTCGCCTCCGTCTGGCTGCTCTCCGTGTACGTTCATGCCTGGCGGGTTACACCTGTCGACAAGGCCACGGTGGATGCGCTGAAAGAGAAAGCCCGAACCGATGCAGAGATTCAGAAGATCCTCCAACCGGAGCTGGACCGCCAGCATGAATCCCTGGTCAGAAGGCGCGACGCCTACAATCGCGGAGGCATCCTCCTGCTCGTATCCATGGGGATCTTTCTGGCCTGGTTCAAGTGGTTCCGGCCCGGGCGCGAGGATCGCGCAGGAGCACTCCCGGGAGTCTTGAAACATCTTGATGGAAGCTCCCATGGTTTAGCAAAGGCCGTCGTCTTCACGCGATCCCGAGATGCCGGCGAGAAACGGGAAGCAGACTCCATAGTCCCGCCAGTGGTGCCCGCAGTGGAGCGCGCAGAGGCCGCGGCCATCGACCTGGGTCCCGTGGAGGAGATTCTCAGAACTGAGGGTCGAGGACGCCAGGCCGTCATTCCTATCCTCCAGGCCATCCAAACTCGGTACCGGTACCTCCCCGACGCCGCTCTGCAGAGGATCTGCGCGGCGAGCGAGATCACACCGGCTCTGATTGCGGGCGTAGCCTCATTCTACGGACAGTTCCGGCAGAGTCCGGTGGGAGAGCATGTCATCCGGATTTGCGAAGGCACGGCTTGTCACGTGTCGGGCGCGGTCGAGGTGCGTAACGAGCTCCGGCGCTGTCTGGGAATGTCCCCCGATTCCGATACCGATCCCTCCAGGCGTTTCACGATCGAGCGTGTCGTGTGCATTGGATCCTGCAGCCTCGCGCCGATAATTACGATCGATGAAAAAATCTACGGACAGTTGAGTGCCCTCTCCGCGAACAAGTTGCTCCGGGATTTTATCGAGTCGGAGAGGGGGGCAAAGAAAAACGGCAATGGAGAGCGGAGGCCGCCGGAGTCTCGTCCCGGCGCGAGGCCGCAAGGCAATGCAGATGATCCCGTCGAGATCCGGATCGGCCTCGGTTCCTGCGGCATTGCCAGCGGCGCAGAGAAAGTGCGGGCGGCAATCGAAGGCGTGGTCGCGTCATTCGGCGGCGGTGGAGCGGTCAAGCGGGTCGGCTGCAGCGGTCTCTGCCATCACGAGCCGCTGATAGAAGTGATCGAAAACGGCCGCCGCGCGCTTTACGGGAACGTCAGTCCCGGGGACGTGCGCAAGATTGTTCGAAAGCACATCAAACCGCGCGGTCTGGTCCGCAGAGTCCGCGAGGAGATCCAGGACGTGCGCGCGCGACTCTTCGACGATGTTGCCTGGGCTCCCATTGAAGAGCATGAAATCGACGCGAAGCCTTACGTCGGGAAACAGGTGCGCATTGTTCTCGAGAATTGCGGCCAGATTGATCCTCTGTCCCTGGATGAGTATCGCAAGCGGGAAGGCATGCGCGCGCTCCAGGAATGCCTGAAAAACCTCACGCCGGAGGGGGTAATCGAGAGCGTGCGCGCCGCCGGCCTGAGGGGTCGCGGAGGGGCGGGATTCCCCACGGCCGCCAAATGGGACATAGCCCGGTGTGCCCCGGGTCCCATAAAGTACGTCATCTGCAACGGCGATGAAGGAGATCCGGGTGCGTTCATGGACCGGGCCGTCCTGGAGGCCGATCCTTTCCGGGTGATCGAGGGGATGGTCATCGCCGCCTACGCCATCGGGGCCGGCGAGGGCTTTCTCTATGTCCGTCGCGAATACCCTATCGCCGTGCGTCATGTCCGCGCCGCGATCGCGCAGGCGGAGCAACAGGGATTCCTGGGTGAGCGCATTATCGGCAGCGCGTTCGACTTCAAACTGCAGGTGCGCGAGGGTGCCGGAGCCTTCGTTTGCGGAGAGGAAACAGCGCTCATTCAGTCGATCGAGGGGGAGCGCGGAATGCCGCGCCCGCGGCCTCCCTATCCGGCGCAGTCGGGACTCTGGGGGAAACCGACGCTCATCAACAATGTCGAGACACTGGCATGCCTGCCCTGGATCATCCGCAGAGGTCCCAAAGCCTTTGCCGCTTTGGGAACGGAAAAATCAAAAGGCACCAAAGTATTCTCACTCGTCGGGAAGGTCAAGCGGGGCGGCCTTATCGAAGTTCCCATGGGAATCACGATCCGCGAGATCGTCGAGGACATCGGCGGAGGCATCAAGGGCGGCAGACAATTCAAGGCGGTCCTGGCCGGCGGCCCCTCGGGAGGGTGCATTCCTGCCCGCCTGGCCGACACCCGTATCGATTACGAGGAACTGGCATCCACGGGCGCCATCATGGGTTCAGGAGGGCTGGTCGTGCTGGATGACCGCGACTGCGCGGTCGACATCGCGCGCTATTTCCTGCACTTCACGCAGAATGAGTCCTGCGGGAAGTGCACGTTCTGTCGCGTCGGCACCAAACGTATGCTGGAAATCCTGGAGCGCATCTGCGGGGGAAAGGGGAAGGAAGGAGACCTGCAGACTCTCGATGATCTCAGTATCCGCATCAAGAAGGGAAGTTTGTGCGGGCTGGGCCAAACGGCGCCGAATCCCGTGGTAACTACGCTCCGTTACTTCCGCGATGAGTACGAAGCGCATGTCCGCGAGCGGCGCTGCCCGGCAGCGGCCTGCAAGGCTCTGATTCATTACCGTGTTCTCGACTCCTGCACAGGCTGCACGCTGTGTGCCCAAGCTTGTCCCGCGGGAGCGATTCAGGCCCAGCCGTATGAGCAGCACAAGGTTGCTGACGACGTCTGCACCCGCTGCGGCATGTGCGTGACCGCTTGCCCCGAAAACGCCATTGAGGTCGCATGA